DNA from Fusarium falciforme chromosome 7, complete sequence:
CTGCTGATTCAAGATAGGAGAGGCCGCACTGACGCATGTCTCTATTTCGCCTGTCTATGTGGTTGTGGCAACTCCAAGATAGCGCCATACTTCTTTGGGAGAAAAAGTCCGAGGCTCCACCCGTGACAATTGACTTGACTTCAGGAGATTGCCACGACATCATAACTTCGGACTTTGATTCGGTTTCAAGAGAGGGAAACAAAGACCGAAGTCCCGAGGTGAGCCCAAATCTCCCTATATCGGGCTTTCGGAACCGTTCCGAGGCAGTGAACCTCCGAGGGACCCGACACAGATATCAACCTTACGCGGCATGCGGAATGGCATGATCTAGCACGGTCGATAGACGAATGGCCACAGGTGATGATATTCATCCGAGAATAGTCTCAAGCTGCTTTCCAGTCATGACATCGATCCAATGCACATCCATGACATGCCCTTGTCCGGTGCTTGACACCATCGAATCCATGCGTGACCAGACTTCCTCCAGTATTGTGCCAACGCGGTTGATGGTGTGTAGGCCGATGGAGAGAAACGACTTGTAGAACCTGTTGCGAACAAATTGCCTCCAATTGTTGATCAACTGAGTATGCCTGCTTTGCGCAGCATCTCCATCAACCGCGACCAAATGTCCAAGCGTGCTCCCAGCTATCAAGTAGACCAGGCTCTGGATGGCGATGGTACGAGAGTTGTCTGGTATAGTCTCGAGTATCTCTAGTATGTCAAATGCAAGGCCAATAACAAGCTGTGACTGTTTGTCTGTCTTTTTGACCTCGTCGAATCTGCTGGTCGAGTTGGTTGCGATTTCTGGAAACGCTCGATACAGCTCAAGGAGGGAAGCAAGTCGGTAACTGCGGGCCATCTTGACAAGATGGGATGGCGGGGACCGAGGATCGCCAGTGTCTTTGACTAACCCAATGAGAGGAGCTCGACTTTTGAGAATGGCTTGTTCCAGAGTCGAGGCCTCCTCGATCAATTGAGCGAGAGCTGCTGTCTCACCCTCAGCAAGCCTAGGGCTGCGCAGACTTCTCCGTTTCCTAACCATTGTTCCAACCTTTGCAAGGCGGATAAAGATGTCTGTCGCCACCCCGGTCCAGGGACAGGGTTGTGATAGTGACTCCGGGGCTGGATCAAGAAAGACGTCGAGATACGAAATTGCTTCCAAATTTTGGTCGAGTAGAAATGATACCATGACCTCCCAGTACACCATTGAAGATACAATGAAATTCTGGGCCATGGAGAGTGGTCTGAGGGGCTGCTCAAGACCGTTTGTTGCCATCCATAGCTTGAAGAGATGCCGAGATCCAGTGAGGTGACACAAGCCGAGGGACGAAGGGTCATGCCAACTCTATACCAGAGTATTAGTAACTTTAAGTGTTTGATCGAGGAGAATGACCTACCGAAGTCATACCTAGTAGAATAATGCCCAAAAGAGTGTCATCCTTAACAAGCAATCCTGGGGATGACCTAACCAAAGCTAGATTCCCAGGAGGGTGTGGCGGTATGTCAGTCTTAATCTTGGCAACCTCGCCGAAAATTCGTGAGATTGCTTCAGTCTGGAAGCTCAGTGATATAGAGGAACTCTCCCCTTGGTTCTGGTAGAGATGGGCTGCGGATATGCTCATAACGCAAgtgaagaggagaggagaggtaTCCATCATCTTGGTCACGCGTGATCGAAAAGGGTTTGCTGAAGAATCAAAAGAGGAAGCGACCTCGCAGACAAAGGAAAAATAGTGGCCCAGGAGGATTGAAACCTCCCCTGCTGGGACATAGAGGGATAAGTCGGAGTTGGTTGAAGCGACACGGGTAGTCAACAACTGTTTTTCCTTGTTGTTTGACTCTACACACGAGGGGTCTTCATCACACATCTGGTTTAGGGGTTGATCGAGATCATGAACCAGTGAGTTGAATAGGTGTGCGTCGAGCGGTGGTTGAGGCTGGTCATTACTGTCGAGTCCAGGAGCCAGCAAGGACAACGACCAAGCAAAGTCAAAGTTCATATCCGATGCACCTGGAGAGAATTCAAGTGAATCGCATTCGCCATGGCCTGGTTGGACTTGAGGCGACGAGACATGGGCGATAGGCCTGGACAGCTCCTCCGCTTCCCTCTCAAACAAGGTAGGCCCAGGACTTGAGGGAAGTGTCAGATTCCTTTCGTGCTTGGTAGACCACTTGACGGAGCGAGCATATCCAGGACATTCGATGCCAGACTTGAAGCAACGGCGACAACCTGGCAGAGCTTCATCGCATTTCAACTTCTTTGAGATGGTGAGTAACAACTTGATAGTGAGAGTCAGTTGGAGAACCTACTCGCCGTTTGCAAACAGCACATCCCGCTTAATTGTCATGTTAGTTAGCTACGTTTATAAAACGAGACTGTGATTAGAAGGATGACATACTCCTGGTTTTCTTTGACCTACGGGACCGAGTCGATGGGCCGCTTCCATCAGAGTGAAGTCcgcttggagatgaggacTGAGCTTCTCGTTCTACTTTCTGAAGAGAGCTTGAAAACGTCGAATGCATAATGATAAAAGAGACAAATGTTGGTgaaaaaggccaaggatctGGTTGGATTGATAGATGATGCAAagtggttgatgatgataacGAGAGCAGAAATGCGGGGAGAAGGTCACGGGATCTAACTGCCTAGTTAGTCGCCGTGATTGGCCCACGGGTTTGCTCTCCTTGCCGTTGGAACAGCATCGGCTTTGACAGGTCCGTAGTTAGTCTCTGGTTATTTACTGCACAGGTAGCTTTAGATGCCTCTCGCTAAGAGATCTTAAAGTGAGAGCTACGTAGTTATCAAGAGAAGCGAAATAGCGTCATGATCAGGCCGAGCCAGGTACATAGTCAAAAATGTGAACACTTTCGAACAAGTTGTAgcataataaactaaatgtACAGCTAGATGTTCTGGGCCCAGTTCCATTTCTCACTCTCCCACCGATGCACTCTCCGTGCCATTGGTCTCGATCAGCGGCCCAAAGTATCTCTTCCGTGCTCTAAGAGGCCAGTAGACACAACCAAATATGACAGCGCCGCCAAGAACAACTGGCGCGTAATTCATGTTTTCAGCGGTAATAGGCTGATAAGGGGGAAAGAGTAAGAAGATGCTCGTGAAAACGAGATAGACTATCGCAACGACATTCGCAACGATTCCTGACTTGCCCAACTGCCAAGGACCCCAGGTCAATGTGTTTGGTCGGGAAATGCGGCGCCAAATCAAGAGAATTATAGGCATAAGATATGAGATCTGCAGGCTCACTACGGCCAAGGATAAAACAGCGTTAAAGGCTGTGGTGGAACCGATGTTGATGAGTCCGAGCAGCATGAGGAGAACGGTCGTGGTGAGGATCGCGATGGTTGGGATTTGACGTTTTCGGTCGATCTTGCAGAGATGCGTGGAGAATGGGAGGCCTGTAACTCTACCAGTCAGATAGGCGTCTCGCTTTCATCGGTATCGGACACTTGCCTTGGTCTCTAGCAAACGCCCACATGAGTCTAGCCGCAGACGTGATGAGCGGAACTGTGGAGAGGGCGGCCATAACCGTCACTGCGCTCGTCAAAGCAGTAGTCGCCGCTGTACTTCCAGTAATGTTGTAGAAGATCTGGATGATCGGGAACCCAGTTGGGGTGTTCAAAGCCGATGTGATGTCACCCATGCAGAACAACAAGGCGATCAGAAAGCCAAAGCCCAGGGTTCCGTTGATAAGAATAGACCCAACCATGGCTCTTGGGACACCGGTTTCGGccctctccatctcttcaCTTAGATGAGTGGCTCCGTCATAGCCAATAAGCACATAGCAAGAGCTCAAAAGTCCGATGCACCAAGCTATTCCGTCGCTAGCCCACCCAGAGTTGTTCTGGAAGTCAGTAAAGACAAAGTCGGCCGAATGTTTGGTTGGAGACACGGCGACCATGACCaccaggatgatgatgaagaagatgacgtgCAGCGCCATGGTCACCTTTTCTACCAGCGGTAGGATATTGCTGCATAGAATGCAAATGCCAGCGGATCCTATCAGGATAGCCCAATAGAGAAGAGTACCGTGCCACCTCTCAAAGGTATACGAGGTCGGATAGTTCAGGACTAGCATGCCCTGAATTTGTGTTCCGGCGAGAAATGGTGCACTTCCGGCGACGGCGATCCAGCCCAAGGTGCTGTTGCGACGACAAGTGTCAGCCATTTTTATGGCTCTGATGCAGTAACACTTACGAGATATATCCGGCAAGCCAGCTGCTCACCGGGCGTATTCTCTTGGGACACAGCTTTGCCACAAAATGGTATTGCCCGCCGGCTGTTGCGTGGCTGCGTGTTCTCCATTAGTCACAGTCAACGGAGAGATGGGCAGGGGTATGTGTACCTCGAAGCCAACTCGGCGAGAGACAGAGCAGAACAAAGTGATCCTACAAAGGACGCAATCGCCCCATAGACGAGCGAAACTGGTCCTCCGCTTACCAAACCCGTTACCATTGTGCTGTTGGAGGGTTAGGAGGACGGTAACTGAGTCCAGTCATGACTGTATCTCACCTGCAAAGTGCCTCCCACGTCGCCATCAGGCTGACGCAGGTTGCCACCATGGCCGTGAGGGAGAAGTTGCGCTGAGTTTTGTCAGAAACTCGCCATTTCACACAACTCCCAGAATGATTTCTCATACCTTGACCTCTTGGGCATAGCCAAGACGCTCCAGATGATGATCATCTCGATTGCCACTGGGGGCTTGTTTTTCGTGATCTGTCTCCATGGTGGTAAGATGGCAAGTCTGTAAAGATCTGAGGATCTGTGGTATTCTTTCCAGCAAATGCGAGCTATTGTCTTTGCATTTTcatcctccctctctctctctctcatcgTGGTTTTATGCTGTTCGGAATTTTCCTTATCTCGCCGACAAGGTTCACCGAGATTACAGACAAGGAGGTCATCTTGCCCGCACTACGCCTTTACGGGAAGAAAAGTCCGAGCCTGCGGACAAGGGACAAGACGCTAACCACGCACCCCGCCTTTGAAATCAAGATAGTGTGGCTTCCATCCAAGACCTTTTCCTGAACGGTGACTTGGAGAGCTGGGGTTGGGGGGCAGGCGTACCAAGGCGGGTCGTAAGATCGCCCTGATTATCTCGCAGCAGTAAGATAATTTGATCCATATCGTAGGCGGTGTTCTCGTGGCTTTGCAGCATCCCGAAAGTCCGAGCCAGGGACCGTATCGTGCAGCCGTCAGTTGTGGGATGCCACGCCCTCAAACCCGCCTCTTCAAACTTGCAATTACACAGCTTAAGACAAATCTCAATCCAAGAGATAAGACGGGAGTGAACAAACCAGCTACAGCTATCTCATTAGTTGCCATTGTACCTAGTTTCATAGGCACTGCTACCCTATTGTCCATCGTGCCGTCATGTGGGTAACTTCTCCCACCATTCCAAGTTATCTCCGGTCATGCAGGCCCCTGATCCTCCGGGCTACATTTCGTGATAATTTCGTTAAGCTCTAGTTTCTCCTATATTCATGTAATATTCTCTCTTGAGTTGTCCATTGACCTGAATATCCCCTCCAGCAATTCATCTCAGAAGCCACTTGCGGGTTTACGGTGGTTTGGGACCTGTATCCCTGATTTACACTTCCTCAGATTTATATACAAAGTAATGGATATCATCCTAAACACGATCACGCTTTCGGGCGCATCCCATGCAGATTAAATGGATACTACTTGCCCTTCAAATACCGCTCTTTTCAACGACAGAGCTGATGGAGACTGTCCTTTTCGCTGATAAGGGGGATGTTACCGGCCGGCGGGGCCTGGCTAACTGGCTGGCCGGTTCCAGCCCCTGGTGTCGAGAACCTTCCAGGCTTATACTATGCCAAAATTACTGGGTTTTGCATTAAGACCAGTGCCCAATGGCCATTACCATCTGCCTGAGTTGATGGTTTGAATGGGTAACTTGGTCATGTCAGGGGAAACGCAAGCCTTTTGGTGGGTGGAGCGGTGGTGGGACTTTATCAGCAAGGGCTTTTGGGAAGCGTAAGATAGTCCAaatggaaaaaaaaaaaaaaacgacaCGTTCATTGAAGCTATGAGATACTTGATCCGAGTATAGGTATGAAACTACCATGTTGCATGATGATTATGTAGAGCTGCATATGCCATCGAGCTGTTCCATAGCCCCTCAAGTATGGGACGTCTCTCCAAAATTTCAATGGCAGCCCTCTTAACTCGGGTGTCATGGCATCTCGTGGCCACAAAGTAAAGAGCCTCGACCAAACCTCCAGCGGGGGTGAATACCACCCTTGCCTCTAAGAATCTCGAATCCTGCATGATCTCATTGACTAGCTCCAGAATCTTGCTGGCCCAGGTCGAGCTAGGCTCCGGTGCTTTGCTTGTATTGCTGCGCCAAAGCTCAAATTTTGCCCCAGTCAGGAGTCTTCGGATCTGCAGACACTTGATGGCGGTGCCTCCTTGGGATAAAAGCGGACCAAAGTCAAGATCCCAGGTTTGCAGGTGGTGATACAATGGCATATGCTGATGGAGGCAGGTGTTTTCGTGCTCTGGTGGCCCTGGTGGTGCTGTCAACTGAATGGATGCATTGTGGAGTCTCTCAAGCTGGCTGGTAGCCTTCGTAATGGTTGCAAGGTGTCCACTACCCCAACCATCAAGCACAACGGAGTGCGGAGGCCACAGTTTCATCTTATGTGGATAACTGGATTCCATTATCATGCGTGCTTGGGTGTCCAGCTGGGTGTAAAGAGTCGCCAGGAGCTTTACAGGGGTTGGCGTCGAGTCTTGCGTACTGCCCTCACTGGCACCAAGCTGCCATTCATGGAATAACGACAGCCCGTTACGGAGATGAACGcatgcttcttcttggaacCCTTGAACGGCGCATATGCAGATGAATACAAGATTAACCATTAAAATGATAACTTGCTGGTCTCTGGTGAGGAGTTCCTGGTTACTCAGGCAATGTTGCAACGAGGTGATCGATTTGTTATACTGAGTCAGGATAAACTGCTTCTCCTGTGTTCGAGATCCATGCTCAGAGAGGATTGATGAGCGGTAAGCTGTGGCCAGCGCAACAACAGCGTGCTGAACAGCTCGGTACGCCTCAGCCGTTTGTAGGAGATCGTGGGTCCAGAATCCAAAATCAAGGGAAGACGCAATCGACATGGCAACCTTGGTTCGAAATATGTATAAGGCCTGCCTCTCTTCAGGGTTTCCTCCTGGTGTCGGCTGAGCCAGTGGCGATTGTGGCTTGCGTGTAGCAGGTCCAAGAATAGCATATCCATCACACTTGCGCCCTGTCGAGGTGCAGCGATAACAATACGGCTTGACCTCATCACACTTGATTCGTCTAATTCTAAACGAGAGGCTTAGTTTCTGATCCATAAACCAGAGACCGAGACACTCACCTGCATGTGATGCATCCAGTCCGTACTTTGGTTGCAAATCTCCTCTGTCGACGAGGCGTAACGTTATGACAGGTTCCGGGAACTTCCGGCAATGGCATGGACTCCTGCCCCATGTCCGGAGTCTAATCCAGGTATCTAGAGATAGACACGTTGAACAGGATACCCTTTGAAGTCTGATGTGTAAGGTAGGTTGGGCAAGTTGAAGACTCCCCATGGCGAAAACTGCTTATTCAGCTTATTAAACATCAACTCGGCCGATCACCAGCAGGCATAATTTGTCGGTTCGTTTAATCCTTCGCTCCACTCTTAGATCTAACGCAATCGGGTGGTGTGCGATCCTTGTCTTCCCATGCTTTCCTAACCCAACGCCATTATGAGTCGAATCACAACATCAAGTGGTGGAAAAAAGGCCAATCAACAAGACTATTTTGTGCATGGATCCAACTCAGTTGGCCATATCTTTCGATGATTTCATTTGGCATTTATAATCCCATGATCATACGTATAAATAGGCGAACAATCGCGTTTCTGTTGTTGAATCTGCATCCCTTACATCCTGTGTTCCCATGATCCCATTTTTATCGACTACAAGCAATTACCATGACACTCCCTTATTCAAAACCGACTCTGCTCGTGGTAGATGCTCCAACTGGAACCGCTGTCAAACCAGATGAAAAGACCCCAACTCTCTTCACCCCAATCAAGATTCGAGGCCTAGAACTCCAAAACCGCTTCGTCGTCTCACCCATGGGAACCTGGAGTGCTCAGGACGGCCACTTGACCGACTTTCACCTCATGCATCTGGGTTCGTTCGCATTCCGAGGCGTCCCCCTGACCATTGTCGAGTCCACGGCCGTGGCTGCCAACGGGCGGACCTCTCCTCAAGACTCTGGTCTCTGGCAAGACAGCCAGATCGAGCCGCTAAAGCGCGTGGCTGACTTTGTCCATGGCCAGGGCCAGAAGATTGGTATTCAATTAAACCATGCTGGTGTCAAGGCGGGCATGATTGCACCGAGATTCTTGCCTAAGGGAGAACTCAAGGTGGCTACTGAGCAGGATGGTGGATGGCCAGACGATGTGTGGGGACCGAGTGCGATCCCTCACACCGAGGCACATGTCATGCCAAAGAGCTTGGCTCTTGAGGGAATTGAGGCTTTGATCCGGAGTTTCGCAGAAGCTGCTCGAAgagccatcaaggctggtcTTGGTAGGCAGTCTTCGGCCCACTTGAATTCTACAACTGACATGCAGCCAGATTTTATCGAGATCCACGGGGCCCACGGCTACCTTATCAACCAGTTCCTGTCCCCTTTGACCAACAAACGCACGGATGAGTATGGCGGCAGCTTCGAAAACCGTGTTCGCTTCCTCGTTCGAGTCATCGAAGCTATCCGGGCAGTCATTCCTGACAGTGTCCCGCTGTCGCTCCGGATATCCGTAGTCGAGTGGATGGAATGGAGCGGTGAGCCGTCATGGGATCTTGACCAATCTATAAAGCTAGCCAAACTTCTACCCGGGCTTGGTGTCGACATCTTGGATGTATCATCAGGTGGTAACCACAAAGATCAAAAGATCGACGTTCATCCCAACTACCAGCTTGACCTAGCCAGGACCATCCGAGCTGCGTTGAGAGAAGAGCGCCTAGATTTGCTCGTTGCCGCGGTGGGGTTTATCCACACGCCGCAGACTGCTCACGATGTTGTGCAGCTTGACAAGGAAGACGGCGTGCAGGCGGATCTGGCATTTGTAGGGAGACAGTTTCTCAAAGAACCCGAGTTTGTTCTCAAGACTGCCCAGGAGCTGGGGGTTGAGATCCAGTGGCCGTACCAGTATGACATGATTGGTTTGAACACTCACTGGGGACGATCGTACTTTTAGTAACAACCCTTAGATAGACATTGCTTATTATCAGAGTGCTAGAAGAAATATCCCCATCTACATTATCGCTTTCAGACTCTGAATAACCTTTGCATatgctcttttcttttcctccgGCTTGAAAACACGCGCAAGGGCATCCTTATCGAATCCATGTCCAGCCCCTTCCACTTTGACAACCTCGATGTCACGACCAGCCTGGGCCAGCTTCTGCCCAAACACCTCGGCTTCGGGACACAGGATATCTCCAGAGCAGACAAAGAGCAGAATATGCGGGGGGAAAGATGACTCTTCGGCGTAGATTGGGGAAGCTTTTGGTGACTTTCGATCCTCAAGTTGGGGAATGTAACTGTCAAAGAAGACGCGCAGTGCCCAGGAAGGAATCGGCACAATCGGTTCCGGGACCGACTTGGCCTCTGAGGGGATGCTAAGGTCGGTTCCTGGGTAGAACGCATAAACTGCCCTAATGTTGATGTCTTGGAACTCGCGTCTCAACTCAGAGGATGCGACCAGTGCCAGGTTCCCCCCGGAGCTGAATCCAGACAGAGCAACGTGGTCGAGGTCAAAGACGCAAGGCTGGCTCTGGACCCATCGCAATACATCTTGGACGTCTTCGGTAGCCCCAGGGAATGGATGTTCCGGCCCTTTGCGGTAATCTGCATCCAGCACGAGGACGTTGGCTTCACGGGCTATCTGTTCACAGAACGAATGGTCCTGGCCCAGATTCGGCATAACATAACCGCCTCCATGCCAGTTGATGACGACTCCTCTAGGCTCGTCTCTGTTGTAGTTGGGGGGATGATAGATCCAAGCGTCAATAAATCGGCCAAGTTGCCTAGACGGAATGCGAATTTGTTTACGGTCGCAAAATGGAGACGGTTGCAAATGACGACGGGTGCCAAGGTAGTTGAAGAAGCGAATCAAAGAAACAATGGCTTTGAGCCTAAGATACTGCCAAAAGCCGTGAGCAGTCATTTTCGAGAATGCCAAGAATTTCTGTCAAGCGTAGTCGACGCAAAACTCGACTTCCTTGCTGAGATTATATCCCAATCGTTATGGATCGGATCATCGTAAGCGGCAGCGTATTGCGTATCCCCGGTGACCCCTGGCCCGACCGAATGAGTCATTCACCGTAAGATCAACCTGGCCTTCATTACGTGATCTCCTCCAAGGTGTCGGACCATGACTTGGGTTAACAATTAACCCTATCATCAAGTATTCCTAGCATACCCAATAATTTTCGCCTTTATATGATGGATAATTACCGGCATCCTAGCACAGTCAGTATTGTGATTACTACTAGGTGATGAATATGAGATATGACACAGAGGGTTACTGATAAAGATTGAATGGCTAGTCACTCCTGACATACATGTACTTTCATAATCACCAAGTACTCAATCCCTTCATTTCATCCCTCTCTAACCAAAGGCCGCATACTGAGTCCCGTACACCAACATTCCAGCTACTTCTCGAGCCAACCCTTGATCGCATCGACTGGATCCTCTTCCGAGAAGCCCAACACTTCCTGAGCAAAGTTCTGCCCGGGCTGAAGCGACAGGTCAGCACCATCTCGAAAGAGTCGACCATGCAACAAAGGATAGAATGCTGCCTCGATATTACCGTTGGCCAGATCCTTTTCAGCAGCTCTCTGaacatcatcaaccttgcAAGACTTTACAGTCCATTTCTTCCCAGAGACTTTCTCTGCAAGTGCAAGGATTTCCTTTTGAGAAATGTTGAACGAGGCGATCGTGATGTACTTGTTTGACGCTTGGGCTGGATTCTTGAGGATAGCGGCCACAACCTTGGCCACAAAACTAAGGTTGGTCGTCTGAAATCTTTCATAACCTGAGTCAGAGATTTCTGCATTCATGGTGTTTTTATCAAATCCTAGGGATAGGTGCTCCAGCCCCTGCATTGGGTGTGTCAGTCCAACCTTCAAGCGTAATCACACAGGTGTGGCGGCTTCACTTACCCAGTCAAACCACAATCCAGTGGAAATACCTGTCCAAGAGAAAAGCTCATTTTCCTTTGCAAGTTTTTCCAAATGGGCTTGCGTAGATGTCTTGTCGGAAAGCAGTTTGCCAAAGATTGTGTCTCCCAGAATCGTCGTGTTCATTCCCCATTCCGACGGAATGAAGCGCTTCACCTTGGCAGCAACGGCAGCATCGGCAGCCAAGATTTGATATCCCTTTACCGGTGGGACCAGAAAAGAGATGAATGCATCTTGGCCTTCGAGAGCCGCCCTCCAAGAGTCAAACGAGTCATGGATTACCCTCCGAACTTGAACCCCATCGGGGAAAGTAGCCGTGGAAGTTGGTCTTTGCAAAGCGATGACGTTGAAGTTAGAGGCCAAGAGCTCCTTCACCACGACCTTTCCAATATTTCCGGATGCCTTGGTCTTCTGTCAGCACTGCTTGTTCTGCTTCTGATGCAACACCTACTCCGGCGACGGCAATGTTTTGATAGCAGGACATGTTGGCTTCTCTTGCTTTGACGCAGCGTAATGAGGAGATGAGATGTAAGTTATCTGTGCTCACGTGATAGATAAGAGAATGTTGAATGCCTTAGTGTGCAGGAAGAGACTTGTAAACTTGGATGTGAAGCAAAGCAATACCAGGTCATTAAATAGTTTTCAAGTTGATGCGATTTTGAGCCATACTGTCGTCTCTCAAATCAATTTACCCGCAATCTCCCCGTTCCGCTCGGCGGATTTGATCATAATTCTTCACGTTGTTAACTAAAATTTGCATGTTTTAGCATCCAAATCCGAAGACTCAAGCTCTTCGAGATCTCGCCCCACGTCTAACCCTggggttgaagatggagatgggtgCTAATTCCCCCGAGACGAACAGG
Protein-coding regions in this window:
- a CDS encoding Abhydrolase-3 domain-containing protein; translated protein: MTAHGFWQYLRLKAIVSLIRFFNYLGTRRHLQPSPFCDRKQIRIPSRQLGRFIDAWIYHPPNYNRDEPRGVVINWHGGGYVMPNLGQDHSFCEQIAREANVLVLDADYRKGPEHPFPGATEDVQDVLRWVQSQPCVFDLDHVALSGFSSGGNLALVASSELRREFQDINIRAVYAFYPGTDLSIPSEAKSVPEPIVPIPSWALRVFFDSYIPQLEDRKSPKASPIYAEESSFPPHILLFVCSGDILCPEAEVFGQKLAQAGRDIEVVKVEGAGHGFDKDALARVFKPEEKKRAYAKVIQSLKAIM
- a CDS encoding Oxidored-FMN domain-containing protein → MTLPYSKPTLLVVDAPTGTAVKPDEKTPTLFTPIKIRGLELQNRFVVSPMGTWSAQDGHLTDFHLMHLGSFAFRGVPLTIVESTAVAANGRTSPQDSGLWQDSQIEPLKRVADFVHGQGQKIGIQLNHAGVKAGMIAPRFLPKGELKVATEQDGGWPDDVWGPSAIPHTEAHVMPKSLALEGIEALIRSFAEAARRAIKAGLGRQSSAHLNSTTDMQPDFIEIHGAHGYLINQFLSPLTNKRTDEYGGSFENRVRFLVRVIEAIRAVIPDSVPLSLRISVVEWMEWSGEPSWDLDQSIKLAKLLPGLGVDILDVSSGGNHKDQKIDVHPNYQLDLARTIRAALREERLDLLVAAVGFIHTPQTAHDVVQLDKEDGVQADLAFVGRQFLKEPEFVLKTAQELGVEIQWPYQYDMIGLNTHWGRSYF
- a CDS encoding NmrA domain-containing protein → MSCYQNIAVAGASGNIGKVVVKELLASNFNVIALQRPTSTATFPDGVQVRRVIHDSFDSWRAALEGQDAFISFLVPPVKGYQILAADAAVAAKVKRFIPSEWGMNTTILGDTIFGKLLSDKTSTQAHLEKLAKENELFSWTGISTGLWFDWGLEHLSLGFDKNTMNAEISDSGYERFQTTNLSFVAKVVAAILKNPAQASNKYITIASFNISQKEILALAEKVSGKKWTVKSCKVDDVQRAAEKDLANGNIEAAFYPLLHGRLFRDGADLSLQPGQNFAQEVLGFSEEDPVDAIKGWLEK